In Paraflavitalea devenefica, the following are encoded in one genomic region:
- the pheT gene encoding phenylalanine--tRNA ligase subunit beta — protein sequence MTISYNWLHEYLPVTIEPERLSKILTAVGLEVESLEKYESLKGGLQGLVIGEVLTREKHPNADKLSVTTVSIGHGDPLQIVCGAPNVAAGQKVIVATVGTTIYPKNGDPLTMKVAKIRGVESYGMICAEDEIGLSDNHDGILLLPAETKVGMAAASYFKPYTDWVFEIGLTPNRMDAMSHLGVARDVTAYLVHHDKKDYRVKSPFSNTFKTDNNSLPITVEIENTNACQRYTGISITGIQVKESPQWLQDKLRSIGQRPINNIVDITNFILHETGQPLHAFNAEVIKGRKIRVKNLPEGTAFVSLDEKTRKLSAEDLMICNGDSEPMCIAGVFGGLHSGVKADTKNIFLESAWFNPIDIRKTSFRHGLRTDAATRFEKNVDISNTVNVLKRAALMIKELAGGEIASDMVDVYPDPREKASVVLKYHYLRKLSGKNYHPDTVKKILTTLGFEIIKEGMDNIWVNAPYSKPDVSLPADVVEEIMRIDGLDNVEIPTSIMISPSIETDGYKHTYKEKTANYLVGLGFNEIFTNSITNAAYFDEAELGTAVRLLNNLSADHNIMRPSMLETGLEAIAHNLNRKNHNLQFFEFGKTYHMIAPGNYSEQEHVCLYITGQVKEDSWKAKGYAVDGYYLKGIVARILQLTGIIKTSWEITTSQKLADSLEVKTGNEVIAVLGTVAAHELKRFDIKQPVFFADIDWELLLKKVAKGVLKVTELPKQLPVHRDLAMIVPKALPYAEVEATVKKTRIDKLQDIQLFDIFESGKIGADKKSLAISFTFLDEEKTLTDKEIDGMMNKIMTALEKDLQAEIRK from the coding sequence ATGACGATCTCGTATAACTGGTTACATGAATATTTGCCGGTAACCATTGAGCCTGAGCGACTGAGCAAGATCTTAACGGCCGTGGGCCTGGAAGTAGAAAGCCTGGAAAAATATGAAAGCCTCAAAGGTGGTCTGCAGGGCCTGGTCATTGGGGAAGTACTCACCAGGGAAAAGCACCCCAACGCCGATAAGCTATCTGTTACTACTGTCAGCATCGGCCATGGCGATCCTTTACAGATCGTTTGCGGCGCCCCCAATGTGGCTGCCGGCCAGAAAGTGATCGTAGCCACCGTAGGCACCACCATCTATCCCAAAAATGGCGATCCCCTTACCATGAAAGTGGCCAAAATACGGGGCGTGGAAAGCTACGGGATGATCTGCGCCGAAGATGAGATCGGCCTTAGCGACAACCACGACGGCATCCTCCTATTGCCCGCTGAAACAAAAGTAGGCATGGCGGCAGCTTCTTATTTCAAACCCTATACCGATTGGGTCTTTGAAATAGGGCTTACCCCCAACCGGATGGATGCCATGAGCCACCTGGGCGTGGCCAGGGATGTGACCGCTTACCTGGTACACCATGATAAAAAAGACTACCGGGTTAAATCTCCCTTCAGCAATACTTTTAAGACCGATAATAACAGCCTGCCCATTACAGTAGAAATTGAAAATACCAATGCCTGCCAGCGCTATACCGGTATCAGCATTACCGGCATACAGGTAAAAGAAAGCCCGCAATGGCTGCAGGATAAACTGAGGTCCATAGGGCAGCGTCCTATTAATAATATCGTAGATATTACCAACTTCATACTCCATGAAACCGGGCAGCCTTTGCACGCGTTTAATGCAGAGGTGATCAAGGGCCGGAAAATACGGGTCAAAAACCTGCCCGAAGGAACAGCCTTTGTATCCCTCGATGAAAAGACCAGGAAGCTCAGTGCAGAAGACCTCATGATCTGCAATGGCGATAGCGAACCCATGTGTATTGCCGGCGTATTCGGCGGCCTGCACAGCGGCGTAAAGGCAGATACCAAAAACATCTTCCTCGAAAGCGCCTGGTTCAACCCCATTGATATCCGGAAAACATCTTTCCGCCATGGCCTGCGCACCGATGCAGCCACCCGGTTCGAAAAGAATGTAGACATCAGCAATACCGTCAATGTACTGAAGCGCGCCGCCTTAATGATCAAAGAGCTGGCCGGCGGAGAAATAGCGTCCGATATGGTAGATGTTTACCCTGATCCCAGGGAGAAAGCTTCCGTAGTATTGAAATACCACTATCTGCGCAAGCTGAGCGGGAAGAACTACCACCCCGATACCGTTAAAAAGATCCTGACCACGCTCGGCTTTGAGATCATCAAAGAAGGAATGGACAATATATGGGTCAATGCGCCTTATAGCAAACCCGATGTCAGCCTGCCTGCTGATGTGGTGGAAGAGATCATGCGTATAGACGGTCTGGACAATGTAGAGATACCCACCTCCATCATGATCTCCCCTTCTATTGAGACAGATGGCTATAAACATACCTACAAGGAAAAAACGGCCAACTACCTCGTAGGACTTGGATTCAATGAAATATTTACCAATTCCATCACCAATGCCGCTTACTTTGATGAGGCGGAATTGGGTACCGCTGTACGGTTACTGAATAACCTCAGCGCCGACCACAACATCATGCGCCCTTCCATGCTGGAAACCGGCCTGGAAGCCATTGCCCATAACCTCAACAGGAAAAACCATAACCTGCAGTTCTTTGAGTTTGGCAAAACATACCACATGATTGCCCCCGGCAACTATAGTGAGCAGGAGCATGTTTGCCTGTACATAACCGGCCAGGTGAAGGAAGACTCCTGGAAAGCAAAGGGATATGCGGTTGATGGCTATTACCTCAAGGGAATCGTGGCAAGAATATTGCAGCTTACCGGGATTATTAAAACAAGCTGGGAGATCACTACCAGCCAGAAGCTGGCAGATAGCCTCGAAGTAAAGACCGGTAATGAAGTAATAGCTGTATTAGGTACTGTAGCAGCCCATGAACTCAAGCGCTTTGATATCAAACAACCGGTGTTTTTTGCCGATATTGACTGGGAGCTATTGCTGAAGAAAGTAGCAAAAGGCGTATTGAAAGTAACCGAGTTGCCCAAGCAATTGCCTGTTCACCGCGACCTTGCCATGATCGTACCCAAAGCGCTGCCCTATGCAGAAGTAGAAGCCACCGTGAAAAAGACGCGGATAGACAAATTACAGGATATACAACTGTTCGATATTTTTGAAAGCGGGAAAATAGGCGCCGACAAAAAATCACTCGCTATCAGCTTTACCTTCCTTGACGAAGAAAAGACCCTTACCGACAAGGAGATTGATGGCATGATGAACAAGATCATGACCGCCCTGGAAAAAGACCTCCAGGCCGAAATCAGGAAATAA
- a CDS encoding cell division protein ZapA: MEELIPINVVIGDRTYRIRIAPPDEEVVRKTIKLINDKIVEFKTQFAGKDMQDYVAMVVLWYATQQKAAGDQPLISSETDKQLTSMEKLLDRILQG, encoded by the coding sequence ATGGAAGAACTAATTCCTATAAATGTAGTCATCGGCGATCGCACCTACCGCATCCGCATCGCCCCTCCCGATGAGGAAGTGGTACGAAAGACCATCAAACTCATCAATGATAAGATCGTAGAGTTCAAAACCCAGTTTGCCGGTAAGGACATGCAGGATTACGTAGCCATGGTGGTCCTTTGGTATGCCACACAACAAAAAGCGGCCGGAGACCAGCCGCTTATATCAAGTGAAACCGACAAACAATTAACGTCTATGGAAAAGCTCCTCGACCGGATCCTGCAAGGGTAA
- a CDS encoding DUF6263 family protein, translated as MKKLLFIPLALSTVFVSAQSLSRKAVFAKGQQLERVAAVKMNFSMEMMGQAISFDNNNTITSLVEVKNATAKDYAIESTVKRVVMSMSGMGQEMNYDSDKKEETTNEMTKKMKEMVGKVSHLTVDTKGIIVASDDTSNAGEKADGFMGMANSFANTGHKPGKNYDLVADLPEKAVKAGDTWADSSVSKEGKTTTNYKVLEVKGAEAIVDLDGTMTQSGETEANGMTVNLSINGKIKGQYTMDVASGIIKKRIATMDATGTMDMAGQSIPFTMKVTMDEGIARK; from the coding sequence ATGAAAAAACTGTTATTTATCCCTTTAGCCCTTTCCACTGTTTTTGTGAGCGCCCAATCGCTGAGCCGTAAAGCTGTCTTTGCCAAAGGCCAGCAACTGGAGCGGGTGGCGGCTGTTAAGATGAATTTTAGCATGGAAATGATGGGCCAGGCCATCAGTTTCGATAATAATAATACGATCACTTCCCTGGTGGAGGTTAAGAATGCCACAGCAAAAGATTATGCGATCGAGAGCACCGTTAAACGTGTTGTGATGAGCATGAGTGGCATGGGGCAGGAGATGAACTATGATTCTGATAAGAAGGAAGAGACCACGAATGAAATGACCAAGAAGATGAAGGAGATGGTAGGTAAGGTGAGCCACCTGACGGTAGATACCAAGGGTATTATTGTAGCCAGTGATGACACCAGCAATGCGGGAGAAAAGGCCGACGGCTTTATGGGCATGGCCAACAGCTTTGCCAATACCGGCCATAAGCCTGGCAAGAATTATGACCTGGTAGCCGACCTTCCTGAAAAAGCGGTAAAAGCGGGTGATACCTGGGCTGATTCTTCTGTATCCAAAGAAGGTAAGACGACTACTAATTATAAGGTGCTGGAGGTGAAAGGAGCCGAAGCCATTGTGGACCTGGATGGTACGATGACCCAGAGTGGCGAAACCGAAGCCAACGGCATGACGGTGAATTTATCTATTAACGGCAAGATAAAGGGCCAGTATACGATGGACGTAGCTTCGGGTATTATTAAAAAGCGGATTGCCACGATGGATGCTACCGGCACCATGGATATGGCAGGGCAATCGATACCTTTTACCATGAAGGTGACTATGGACGAAGGAATAGCCAGGAAGTAA
- a CDS encoding TlpA disulfide reductase family protein — protein sequence MKYVLVMGAGLLVAVSSQAQAPQQFTLTGNVTKAGEPIEWVYLTYAVNGERKTDSVQVKDGQYSFSGQLTNPTMGSLRAKYPAESESSKRRPMQRDYATVFLQTGQIAVNSADSFSNVKVTGSPAHEEFVKLNEQTKPFNARQKELYTTYTAAMKSGNKEEAAKIDAQIDALYEEMNEKVYGGYVKANPKSPIALYAFQQFAGYDIKPAKAEPLFNTLPEAVKSSKAGKDIKERIEIAKKTEVGSYAMEFTQNDTLGNPVKLSSFRGKYVLIDFWASWCGPCRVENPNVVVAYNKYKDKGFQVLGISLDRPDAKEKWLKAIHDDQLTWTHVSDLQFWKNAVAVQYGIQAIPQNYLVDPQGKIIAKNLRGEDLQKKLAELFN from the coding sequence ATGAAATATGTATTAGTTATGGGAGCCGGGCTGTTGGTAGCCGTATCCTCCCAGGCCCAGGCGCCCCAGCAGTTTACCCTTACCGGCAATGTGACCAAAGCAGGAGAACCTATAGAATGGGTTTACCTGACTTATGCGGTTAATGGGGAACGTAAAACCGATAGTGTACAGGTAAAGGACGGGCAGTACAGTTTTTCGGGCCAGTTGACAAACCCTACTATGGGTAGCCTCCGGGCAAAGTACCCCGCGGAGTCTGAATCGTCCAAAAGAAGGCCCATGCAAAGGGATTATGCCACGGTTTTCCTGCAAACCGGCCAGATTGCGGTGAACAGTGCGGATTCATTCAGTAATGTAAAGGTAACAGGATCACCGGCCCATGAAGAGTTTGTGAAGCTGAATGAGCAAACCAAACCGTTTAATGCACGCCAGAAGGAATTGTATACTACCTATACAGCGGCCATGAAATCGGGAAATAAGGAAGAGGCTGCCAAAATAGATGCGCAAATCGATGCCTTGTATGAGGAAATGAATGAGAAAGTATATGGTGGCTATGTAAAGGCCAATCCGAAATCGCCCATCGCTTTGTACGCTTTCCAGCAGTTTGCCGGCTATGATATCAAGCCTGCAAAGGCAGAGCCGCTCTTTAATACACTGCCGGAAGCTGTGAAAAGTTCAAAGGCGGGCAAGGATATAAAAGAACGGATTGAAATAGCCAAGAAGACAGAAGTGGGCAGTTATGCCATGGAATTTACCCAGAATGATACCCTGGGCAACCCGGTAAAGCTTTCTTCCTTCAGGGGTAAATATGTGTTGATAGATTTCTGGGCAAGCTGGTGCGGTCCCTGCCGGGTAGAAAACCCCAATGTGGTAGTGGCCTATAATAAGTATAAGGACAAAGGATTCCAGGTATTGGGCATTTCACTGGACAGGCCTGATGCCAAGGAAAAATGGCTGAAAGCGATCCATGATGATCAACTGACCTGGACACATGTTTCTGACCTGCAGTTCTGGAAGAATGCGGTAGCTGTTCAATATGGTATACAGGCTATCCCCCAGAATTACCTGGTAGATCCACAAGGAAAGATCATTGCCAAGAACCTGCGGGGCGAAGATCTGCAGAAGAAATTGGCGGAGTTGTTTAATTAG
- the rny gene encoding ribonuclease Y yields the protein MDPNALTYIIGGVALVAGIIAGKFIFAKNTQRQVEEADQQAKKLLADAQTQAETIKQQKLLESKERHLQLKAEHEKEVSERNRKLNEAENRARQKEQSINQKVDQLERQIKENEAIKDNLNRQIEVVNLKRTELEKHQEEHIRRLEKIAGLTADEAKKQLVESLKQEAVTQALAMQQEIIDDAKQKANKEARKIIIQSIQRTAAEQAIENSITVFNLESDEIKGQIIGREGRNIRAIEAATGVDLIVDDTPEAIILSSFDPLRREIARLSLQRLVTDGRIHPARIEEIVEKTRRQIEEQVMEIGERTVIELGIHGLHKELVRIVGKMRFRSSYGQNLLMHSREVANLCGIMAAELGLNPKLAKRAGLLHDIGKVPDEESELSHALLGAKLAEKYGENPAVVNAIGAHHDEMEMQYVISPIVQACDAISGARPGARREIMQQYLQRIKDLENLAMAYTGVEKAYAIQAGRELRVIVEAEKVTDADSDKLSFEIAQKIQTEMTFPGQIKVTVIREKRSVNVAR from the coding sequence ATGGATCCGAACGCATTAACCTATATAATTGGAGGAGTGGCGCTGGTGGCGGGCATCATAGCAGGAAAATTCATCTTCGCTAAAAACACCCAACGCCAGGTAGAAGAGGCCGATCAGCAGGCCAAAAAGCTCCTGGCCGACGCCCAGACCCAGGCAGAGACCATTAAACAACAAAAACTATTAGAAAGTAAAGAACGGCACCTGCAGCTAAAAGCAGAACACGAAAAAGAGGTATCAGAGCGCAACCGTAAACTGAATGAAGCCGAAAACAGGGCCAGGCAGAAAGAACAGAGCATCAACCAGAAGGTAGACCAACTGGAAAGGCAGATAAAGGAAAATGAGGCCATCAAGGACAACCTCAACCGCCAGATAGAAGTGGTCAACCTCAAGCGTACCGAACTAGAAAAACACCAGGAAGAACACATCCGCCGCCTCGAAAAAATTGCCGGCCTCACTGCCGATGAAGCTAAAAAGCAACTGGTGGAAAGCCTGAAACAGGAAGCCGTCACCCAGGCATTGGCCATGCAGCAGGAGATCATTGACGACGCCAAGCAAAAGGCCAATAAAGAAGCCCGCAAGATCATCATCCAGTCTATACAACGTACTGCTGCTGAACAAGCTATAGAAAATTCCATCACGGTATTCAATCTCGAAAGCGATGAGATCAAAGGACAGATCATCGGTCGTGAAGGCCGTAACATCCGCGCCATTGAAGCAGCTACCGGGGTCGACCTGATCGTAGACGATACGCCGGAAGCCATCATACTTTCTTCTTTCGATCCCCTGCGCCGCGAGATCGCCCGTTTAAGCCTCCAGCGCCTGGTGACCGACGGACGTATCCACCCTGCCCGTATTGAGGAGATCGTGGAAAAGACCCGCCGCCAGATCGAAGAGCAGGTCATGGAGATCGGCGAACGCACCGTTATTGAACTGGGTATCCACGGCCTGCATAAAGAGTTGGTACGCATCGTTGGTAAAATGCGTTTCCGCTCCTCTTATGGACAGAACCTGCTGATGCACAGCCGGGAAGTAGCTAACCTCTGCGGTATCATGGCTGCCGAGCTGGGCCTCAACCCCAAGCTGGCCAAACGTGCCGGCCTCCTGCACGATATTGGTAAAGTGCCCGATGAAGAATCTGAGCTCAGCCACGCCCTGCTGGGCGCCAAGCTGGCCGAAAAATATGGAGAAAACCCTGCTGTAGTAAATGCCATCGGCGCCCACCACGATGAAATGGAAATGCAATATGTCATTTCCCCCATCGTACAGGCCTGTGACGCCATCAGCGGCGCCCGCCCCGGTGCACGCCGTGAGATCATGCAGCAATACCTCCAGCGTATCAAGGACCTGGAAAACCTGGCCATGGCCTACACAGGCGTGGAAAAAGCCTATGCCATCCAGGCCGGCCGTGAATTACGCGTTATAGTAGAAGCAGAAAAAGTAACCGACGCAGATTCCGATAAACTGTCCTTTGAAATAGCCCAGAAGATCCAAACGGAAATGACCTTCCCGGGCCAGATAAAAGTGACCGTAATCCGGGAAAAAAGATCGGTAAATGTGGCCCGATAG
- the rplS gene encoding 50S ribosomal protein L19 translates to MNAAVQFVHEQLTGKKEFPSFKAGDNITVNYKIIEGGKERIQGFRGDVIKRQGTGGTATFTVRKISDGVGVERTFPVFSPNIESIELNKTGRVRRAKLFFQRNRSGKSARIKEKRMAVATQA, encoded by the coding sequence ATGAACGCAGCAGTTCAATTCGTACACGAGCAGTTGACCGGTAAAAAAGAGTTCCCCAGCTTTAAAGCAGGCGATAACATTACCGTTAATTATAAAATTATTGAAGGTGGTAAAGAGCGTATCCAGGGCTTCCGCGGCGATGTGATCAAGCGTCAGGGTACTGGTGGTACAGCTACTTTCACTGTACGCAAAATATCTGATGGTGTGGGTGTTGAAAGGACCTTCCCTGTTTTCTCTCCCAATATCGAGTCTATCGAACTGAACAAAACTGGTCGTGTACGCCGCGCCAAACTGTTCTTCCAACGTAACCGTAGCGGTAAAAGCGCACGGATCAAGGAAAAACGTATGGCTGTTGCTACGCAGGCTTAG
- a CDS encoding Sec-independent protein translocase subunit TatA/TatB — protein MLVATNFLMLSMPGGMEWVLIILAVLILFGGRKIPEFMRGIGKGIREFNDAKSNVKKEIEEGMSEKDKKAPSSPAQ, from the coding sequence ATGCTTGTAGCTACTAATTTCCTGATGCTCTCAATGCCAGGTGGTATGGAGTGGGTGTTGATTATTTTGGCAGTACTGATCCTTTTTGGTGGTCGTAAGATCCCTGAATTCATGAGAGGTATCGGTAAAGGTATCCGTGAGTTCAATGATGCCAAGAGCAATGTGAAGAAAGAAATTGAAGAAGGTATGAGCGAAAAGGATAAGAAAGCTCCCTCTTCCCCTGCGCAATAA
- the gatA gene encoding Asp-tRNA(Asn)/Glu-tRNA(Gln) amidotransferase subunit GatA yields the protein MFTYESITQYHADLLNGATTCVAAVQHFLHNIENNRHLNAYLHVFDQEALQRAATLDAQRAAGKPLGKLHGVVIAIKDVICYKDHPVSAASKILQNFTSLYNATAVERLLAEEAIIIGNTNCDEFAMGSTNENSAHGKVLNAQDETRVPGGSSGGSAVAVQAALCMVSLGSDTGGSVRQPADFCGIVGLKPTYGRISRYGLIAYASSFDQIGIFANNVPDVALTLEVMAGPDAFDSTVSPVEVPAYSTATNSLPASLKITYFKEALESPALDNEIRDNILALIDKLRADGHTVEPVDFEYLDYIVPTYYVLTTAEASSNLSRFDGVKYGYRTGNVDKNLALTDFYKSSRSDGFGWEVKRRIMLGTFVLSAGYYDAYFTKAQQVRQLLVEKTNLVFNNFDAIILPTAPSTAFKLGEKMDDPIAMYLADIFTVFSNLTGIPGISIPLFWHSNGMPYGLQIMTNRFRELYLLQLSQQWMRQYRFAG from the coding sequence TTGTTTACATACGAGTCAATAACCCAATACCATGCTGATTTGCTGAATGGCGCTACCACCTGCGTAGCTGCTGTGCAGCATTTTTTGCATAACATAGAGAACAATCGTCACCTCAACGCCTACCTGCATGTATTTGATCAGGAGGCCTTGCAACGGGCAGCTACCCTAGATGCACAACGCGCAGCGGGCAAACCGCTGGGTAAGCTGCATGGTGTGGTAATAGCTATTAAGGATGTGATCTGTTATAAAGACCATCCCGTATCTGCCGCTTCAAAGATCCTGCAAAACTTCACCTCGCTATACAATGCCACAGCCGTTGAGCGGCTGCTGGCCGAAGAGGCCATCATCATCGGCAATACCAACTGTGATGAATTTGCCATGGGCTCTACCAACGAGAACTCGGCCCACGGTAAAGTGCTCAATGCCCAGGATGAGACCCGGGTACCCGGTGGCTCTTCCGGCGGCTCGGCCGTGGCTGTCCAGGCAGCCCTTTGTATGGTAAGCCTGGGAAGCGATACAGGCGGCTCTGTACGCCAGCCAGCCGACTTTTGCGGCATCGTAGGGCTGAAGCCCACCTATGGCCGCATCTCCCGCTATGGCCTCATTGCTTACGCCTCCTCCTTCGACCAGATCGGCATCTTTGCCAATAATGTACCCGACGTGGCCCTTACCCTCGAAGTAATGGCCGGCCCTGATGCATTTGACAGCACCGTATCTCCCGTGGAAGTACCCGCTTATTCAACTGCAACCAATTCATTACCAGCCTCTTTAAAGATCACCTACTTCAAAGAGGCACTGGAAAGCCCGGCCCTGGACAATGAAATAAGGGACAATATCCTGGCACTGATTGATAAGCTCCGGGCCGATGGTCATACCGTGGAACCAGTGGATTTTGAGTACCTGGACTACATCGTACCTACCTATTATGTACTCACCACCGCCGAAGCCTCTTCCAACCTTTCCCGCTTCGACGGGGTCAAATATGGCTACCGGACCGGAAATGTGGATAAAAACCTGGCCTTAACAGATTTTTATAAGTCCAGCCGATCTGACGGATTTGGCTGGGAAGTCAAACGTCGTATAATGCTCGGCACTTTCGTTTTGAGTGCGGGTTATTACGATGCCTATTTTACGAAGGCCCAGCAGGTAAGACAACTATTGGTAGAAAAGACCAATTTGGTATTCAATAACTTCGACGCGATCATTTTACCCACCGCCCCCTCCACCGCTTTTAAGCTCGGCGAGAAAATGGACGACCCCATCGCTATGTACTTAGCTGACATTTTTACAGTTTTTTCCAACCTAACCGGCATTCCCGGCATCTCAATCCCGCTTTTTTGGCACAGTAATGGCATGCCTTATGGGCTGCAGATTATGACAAACCGATTTCGCGAATTATATTTGCTCCAGCTATCCCAACAGTGGATGCGGCAGTATAGGTTCGCCGGTTAA
- a CDS encoding lytic transglycosylase domain-containing protein — MKRKLVFASIFSLVWLLMAFDTGGKKKPSTQKPAAKSTQARKAKATIVLNDTIQSPAKSDSLADPGFNQLFETNSNNVRLNPRAISFVQDYMEKNTEDLLEMKDWGRPYFNMMDNILVKYGLPTELKYLAVIESRLKRSAVSWAGAVGPWQLMPATARILGLKVSRSRDERTDYYKSTHAAAKYLKDLYTEFGDWLLVIAAYNGGPGNVYSAIRKSGSRNFWNLQYYLPAESRTHVKKFIGTHYIFEGQGSVTTLTKAEATEQMGVTATYLLRRNLSTQELTDAKSVTVSGKYHSSVIARHIAMDQVSFNRYNPDFDKKMASADNAYELKLPADKMELFQANKYVILNESVQLLLSGATVAAKEVK, encoded by the coding sequence ATGAAAAGAAAGCTAGTTTTCGCCAGCATTTTTAGTCTGGTGTGGTTACTAATGGCATTTGATACAGGAGGTAAAAAGAAACCCTCTACCCAAAAGCCGGCAGCCAAATCAACACAGGCCCGAAAAGCAAAGGCCACTATTGTACTTAATGACACCATCCAGTCACCAGCGAAGTCTGATTCCCTGGCTGATCCGGGTTTCAACCAGTTATTTGAGACCAACTCAAATAATGTAAGGCTGAATCCCCGCGCTATCAGCTTTGTTCAGGACTATATGGAAAAGAACACGGAAGACCTGCTGGAAATGAAGGATTGGGGTCGTCCATACTTTAATATGATGGATAACATCCTCGTTAAGTATGGTTTACCTACTGAGCTGAAATACCTCGCGGTTATTGAATCCAGGCTCAAACGTTCGGCTGTTTCCTGGGCAGGAGCAGTAGGACCCTGGCAATTAATGCCCGCCACTGCCCGTATCCTGGGTTTAAAAGTAAGCCGCAGCCGGGATGAGCGTACTGATTATTATAAGAGTACCCATGCTGCCGCCAAATACCTGAAAGATCTGTATACAGAATTTGGCGACTGGTTGCTGGTAATTGCTGCCTATAATGGCGGTCCCGGCAACGTGTACAGCGCTATCCGTAAAAGCGGTAGCCGTAACTTCTGGAACCTGCAGTATTACCTGCCGGCAGAATCACGGACACACGTTAAAAAGTTTATCGGCACACACTATATATTTGAAGGTCAGGGTAGTGTAACTACCTTAACCAAGGCCGAAGCTACTGAGCAAATGGGCGTAACAGCCACTTATTTGCTCAGAAGGAACCTGAGCACCCAGGAGCTCACGGACGCCAAAAGCGTAACGGTTTCCGGTAAATACCATTCATCTGTCATCGCCCGTCACATCGCGATGGACCAGGTTTCCTTTAACAGGTACAATCCGGACTTTGACAAAAAAATGGCCAGTGCAGATAATGCCTATGAGCTGAAACTGCCTGCCGATAAAATGGAACTTTTCCAGGCCAACAAGTACGTTATCCTGAATGAATCAGTTCAGTTACTCCTGAGTGGCGCTACTGTGGCAGCGAAAGAAGTCAAATAA